The following coding sequences lie in one Flagellimonas eckloniae genomic window:
- a CDS encoding leucine-rich repeat domain-containing protein, whose product MGKLKFLLIGLAAHMVLNVTHAQDVSSAERQALIDLYNSTNGASWANNTNWNTSSVVSTWYGVTVVNDVVTELDLSSNLLSGTIPQSIDDLSGLTRIDFDDNQLSGTIPTSIGLLTNLEKLTFSRNQLSGSLPTEIGQLTNLDLLSLWDNSFTGAIPSNLSLLTGLVNLYLYDNMFSGGIPTALGQLSNLANLDLANNQLTGTIPTELSQLSNLFLLRLSGNQLSGTIPSGLSQLNNLTFLILGNNLLSGNVPNFTGSSLNRLEIDINAFLFSNFEAEHPTYFSNLSIYNYSPQAKVDQEETLSVAENGSITLTSTALTSTNNSYQWYKDGVAISGATSKDYVISNATATDAGVYHFEATNSVVTGLTLTRNDITLSVTAPTCGVSAAEKQALLDLYNSTNGANWTNTWDIVNDEPCDWYGVTVENGNVTMLSLNNNQLDGIIGATIGNLTNLTHLLMSSNNLSGEIPEEVGNLSNLTFLTFSANNLIGPIPKELGNLANLASLTLTRNSLSGEVPVELTNLSSLVSLYLDENKLTGNFAMNLVNTPGIITVNIQDNEFIFSNLEDSFNTLISIPTFIYGPQAKVDEEETMTVVENGSITLTSNDLTSVNNSYQWYKDGVAIAGATSKDYVISNATATDAGVYYFRALNSVVTSASGLQLTRNNITLSVTAPTCGVSAAEKQALLDLYNSTNGANWTNTWDIVNDEPCDWYGVTVENGEVIRLYLLDNNLSGTLTTELGQLTNLRGLDLRNNQIAGSIPASLGNLTSLEFLILSRNNLSSNIPSSIGNLINLKTLALNENILTGSIPSTLGNFPSLSLLILNDNNLTGNIPSTLGNLSSLTGLSIDNNNLSGNIPAELGQLGNLTQLYLYNNQLTGAIPAELGQLGNLTQLHLYNNQLTGTIPIELGQLNNLERMKLNDNQFSGNIPAELGNLSNLIELGLDNNNLQGQIPSTLNQLSNLDILDLSNNQLSGPLPNFIGIVRLTLGICNNSLVFGDFENQHISYLGTIGSYSYSPQAEVNEEETHVVCVEESLVLTTDVTGSANHYQWFKDGTPIAGAPDSATYLIQNATLADAGIYHCEVTSDIVTGLTLTRRPIEVTVSTLLEDTHNTVTSRSYDLTGNQIAAGKQFYDGLGLLEQTQSWNIRTDETWASAVLRDAFDRSALQTLSSPITSGSQFNFKEDFVMQAVNVPYTLTDYQDPLNPSTVANLENTLGWYYSEDNTDNPYQDQTDYPFSRTVYSTLNPGGVLTAFGGNKIDQTGTEEWAKTYAFTMSSGGELAHSSAFNDIAYSSRRIIKTVNRDVHGIETVVFRDTDGRVLAAARSGNEENPAQLQYGVTLEVGSQGYVDIHIPQGCTGITLGGGGPLDGQSYQIYDLTSEEQVFGTSTLPAGFYRVAFTVKEPATPYTVSHQVNYYDYSLNEYDTANRLVASYQPLGNTKAEKPVTTYEYNTLGQLIKTTSPDEGTAWFEYREDGQIRFSQNSKQLEFGNDPYSPLANGWISYTDYDAQARPVESGEISASLYYVDADASSTDPYSQRGVIQTQYDFVDTSELSGILGLPVAYHSPAFLSGNVAKTSNDNSSTYYSYDIYGRVQWVAQNITGLGAKTIDYEYDPVSGLVTKVLYQKDQTDQFVHRYTYDAAYQLTLVETSPDNSTYEEHARYFYHEDGSLRRTELAEGVQGIDYVYNLAGQLKAINHPTLDPTNDPGGDTNDLFGMALDYHNNDYKRTNTPTPVTTNAGGTDQFNGNIKSTRWNNAYQPIIGGEHRYSYTYDKNYWMTGADFEASGTATGSPQANVTSTDVVASGEVLELKAGQSVTLLPGFEAQNGSEVSVFIDTGSTTIVYGANDYDVSNITYDANGNIQSLSRNKGSQTGTNAMDDLDYTYKSNPQDGPNQLLRVDDAVGDAPDADDIDDQDGDNYVYNAIGQLVRNNTEDIDYLYNASGLVTEVQQGGQPAVKFFYNDRNHRIKKETYTNGALQYSTYYVRDVAGQVLAIYNNTGGSMALAEQPIYGGGRIGVSYVSSSAVENRLYVYELTDHLGNVRAVFTKNGTTAQEEGFTDYYPFGMPMPGRSLLGAEGYRYAFQGQEKDPETGKEAFQLRLWDSRIGRWLTTDPFGQYNNPYLGMGNNPISRIDPDGGQDCNCKDNDPPGLLPFFNSLFNDLSNFLQGIDSKEGPDYSYLDQLNKQQDVLNALTSDLKRREEFLQKANGVALTVGTGGLGLATTSGTLSASLITRGGLSALAKRGLFSFSTKGFGQRVLFETGTELLANNFNPYEVNLIGIAASVPASNLGSEFIGSAYEYSINEGFDIFTYEAAAVNFTVGRANSSIHSNLQGTSSLLGNNGSIQVMRNSFILAGQTGTKLLGNEIIGN is encoded by the coding sequence CCCACAAAGTATTGATGACCTTAGTGGGCTGACCAGAATAGATTTTGATGATAATCAATTGTCAGGGACAATCCCAACCTCAATTGGTTTGCTCACAAATCTGGAAAAATTGACCTTCAGCCGCAATCAATTATCCGGTAGTTTACCCACGGAAATTGGACAACTCACCAATTTGGACTTGTTATCATTATGGGACAATAGTTTCACAGGGGCAATCCCCTCAAACCTGTCATTACTGACTGGATTGGTAAACCTTTATCTATATGACAATATGTTTTCCGGTGGAATCCCTACCGCTTTGGGCCAATTATCCAACCTTGCAAATTTGGATTTGGCCAACAACCAACTTACCGGAACCATCCCAACAGAACTATCCCAACTATCAAATCTTTTTTTACTTCGATTATCAGGAAACCAACTTTCAGGAACCATTCCTTCAGGGCTTTCCCAATTGAATAATTTAACGTTTCTGATATTGGGAAATAACTTGCTTAGTGGCAATGTTCCTAATTTCACAGGCAGTTCCCTAAATAGATTAGAAATAGACATCAATGCCTTTCTCTTTTCCAATTTTGAAGCCGAACATCCAACCTATTTTTCCAATTTATCTATTTACAACTATTCACCCCAAGCCAAGGTAGACCAAGAAGAAACGCTTTCGGTAGCAGAAAATGGCAGCATTACACTGACCAGCACAGCCCTTACCAGTACCAACAATAGCTACCAATGGTATAAGGACGGAGTAGCCATTTCCGGTGCAACCAGTAAGGACTATGTGATTTCTAATGCAACAGCAACGGATGCTGGGGTGTATCATTTTGAGGCCACCAACTCCGTGGTCACGGGGCTCACCCTGACCCGAAACGATATTACCCTAAGCGTAACCGCTCCCACTTGTGGGGTCTCCGCAGCGGAAAAACAGGCACTTTTGGATCTTTACAACAGTACCAACGGGGCCAACTGGACCAATACCTGGGACATTGTTAACGACGAGCCCTGTGATTGGTATGGGGTGACGGTCGAAAATGGGAATGTAACTATGTTAAGTTTAAATAACAATCAGCTAGATGGTATTATTGGAGCCACAATTGGAAACCTTACAAACTTAACCCACCTACTGATGTCTAGCAATAACCTTAGTGGAGAAATCCCTGAGGAAGTTGGGAATCTTTCTAATTTAACCTTTCTCACTTTTAGCGCTAATAATCTTATTGGTCCCATCCCTAAAGAACTTGGAAATCTGGCAAACTTGGCAAGCCTTACTTTAACCCGAAATTCACTTAGCGGGGAAGTACCTGTGGAACTCACCAATCTTTCAAGCCTTGTAAGCCTTTACTTGGACGAGAATAAGTTAACAGGTAATTTTGCCATGAATTTAGTAAACACCCCTGGAATTATAACGGTTAACATTCAAGACAATGAATTTATATTTAGCAATTTAGAAGACTCATTTAACACATTAATTTCTATTCCAACTTTTATATACGGCCCACAAGCAAAGGTTGATGAAGAAGAAACAATGACTGTAGTTGAAAATGGCTCCATTACCTTAACCTCCAATGATCTTACCAGCGTTAACAATAGTTACCAATGGTATAAGGATGGGGTGGCCATTGCAGGAGCCACTAGTAAAGATTATGTTATCTCCAATGCAACCGCAACTGATGCTGGGGTTTATTATTTTAGAGCACTTAACAGTGTGGTCACTAGTGCAAGTGGTTTACAATTAACCAGAAATAATATTACCCTAAGCGTAACCGCCCCCACTTGTGGGGTATCCGCTGCTGAAAAACAAGCACTTTTGGACCTTTACAATAGCACCAACGGGGCCAATTGGACCAATACCTGGGATATTGTTAACGACGAACCTTGTGATTGGTATGGGGTAACGGTCGAAAATGGGGAAGTGATCCGATTATATCTATTGGACAATAATTTATCCGGAACCCTGACAACTGAACTGGGTCAATTAACAAATCTGAGAGGCCTCGATCTTCGTAATAACCAGATTGCCGGTAGTATTCCGGCATCTCTTGGAAATTTAACATCTTTGGAATTTCTTATACTTTCAAGAAACAATTTGTCAAGCAACATTCCGAGCTCTATAGGTAACTTGATAAACCTTAAAACACTCGCATTAAATGAAAACATTTTAACAGGTTCAATCCCATCTACACTTGGTAATTTTCCAAGTCTTTCCTTGCTCATTTTGAACGATAACAACTTAACTGGAAATATTCCAAGTACATTAGGAAATTTATCAAGTCTAACCGGTCTTAGTATAGATAATAATAACTTATCTGGGAATATTCCTGCTGAACTTGGCCAACTTGGTAATTTGACCCAATTATATCTTTATAACAATCAGCTAACAGGTGCTATTCCTGCCGAACTTGGCCAACTTGGTAATTTGACCCAATTACATCTTTATAACAATCAGCTAACAGGGACTATTCCGATTGAACTGGGTCAATTAAATAATTTGGAGCGCATGAAACTAAATGATAATCAATTCTCTGGAAATATTCCAGCAGAATTAGGTAATCTTTCCAATTTAATAGAACTAGGATTAGATAATAATAATCTACAAGGCCAAATCCCCTCTACCCTAAATCAACTAAGTAATCTGGACATTCTAGACTTGTCCAATAATCAGCTATCTGGACCCTTGCCAAATTTCATTGGAATTGTAAGGTTAACATTGGGAATTTGCAATAATTCATTGGTTTTTGGGGATTTTGAAAATCAACATATATCTTATTTAGGCACGATAGGTTCCTATTCTTATTCCCCCCAAGCCGAAGTCAATGAGGAAGAAACCCATGTCGTCTGCGTAGAGGAAAGTTTGGTGCTGACTACAGATGTTACCGGTTCGGCAAATCACTACCAATGGTTTAAAGATGGCACCCCAATTGCCGGGGCACCGGACAGTGCTACCTACCTCATTCAAAATGCTACCTTGGCCGACGCGGGTATATACCATTGCGAGGTAACAAGCGATATTGTCACAGGACTTACCCTTACTCGAAGGCCCATAGAAGTTACTGTATCTACTCTATTGGAGGACACCCATAATACGGTGACTAGCCGTTCCTACGACCTTACAGGAAACCAGATAGCGGCGGGCAAACAATTCTATGATGGTCTTGGGCTGTTGGAGCAGACCCAAAGCTGGAACATAAGAACAGATGAGACCTGGGCTTCCGCAGTGTTGCGCGATGCCTTTGATCGGTCCGCCCTGCAGACCCTTTCGTCTCCAATTACCTCTGGAAGCCAGTTCAATTTTAAGGAAGATTTTGTGATGCAGGCGGTCAATGTGCCCTACACCCTTACCGATTATCAAGACCCTTTGAATCCATCAACGGTGGCCAATTTAGAGAACACTTTGGGCTGGTATTACAGCGAGGACAATACAGATAATCCGTACCAAGATCAAACCGACTATCCTTTTTCGCGTACGGTATACAGCACCTTAAATCCAGGTGGAGTACTAACGGCCTTTGGGGGCAATAAAATTGATCAAACCGGAACCGAAGAATGGGCAAAGACCTATGCTTTTACGATGTCTTCCGGGGGCGAACTCGCCCATAGCTCGGCCTTTAACGATATTGCCTATTCGAGCAGGCGAATTATCAAGACCGTAAACCGAGATGTCCATGGGATAGAAACCGTGGTCTTTAGGGATACGGATGGTAGGGTGTTGGCCGCCGCACGCAGTGGCAATGAGGAAAACCCTGCTCAGTTACAATATGGGGTTACTTTAGAGGTTGGCTCCCAAGGCTATGTGGATATTCATATTCCCCAAGGGTGTACCGGAATTACCTTGGGTGGCGGTGGACCACTGGATGGTCAATCCTATCAAATCTATGACCTCACCTCAGAAGAACAGGTCTTTGGAACAAGCACATTACCAGCAGGTTTTTATAGAGTGGCCTTTACGGTAAAAGAACCTGCAACTCCCTATACGGTAAGCCATCAAGTGAATTATTATGACTATAGCCTTAACGAATATGATACAGCCAATAGATTGGTGGCTTCGTACCAGCCCCTTGGCAATACCAAAGCGGAAAAACCAGTGACCACCTACGAGTACAACACATTGGGACAGTTGATCAAGACCACTAGCCCAGATGAAGGTACCGCTTGGTTTGAGTATAGGGAAGATGGTCAGATACGTTTTTCGCAAAACAGCAAGCAACTGGAGTTTGGTAATGACCCCTACAGCCCCCTTGCCAACGGATGGATTTCCTATACTGACTATGATGCGCAGGCAAGACCTGTGGAATCAGGGGAAATTTCTGCCTCTTTGTACTATGTAGATGCAGATGCATCAAGTACCGATCCGTATTCTCAACGTGGGGTGATCCAAACACAATATGATTTTGTCGATACCTCTGAACTTTCAGGTATTTTGGGCCTACCGGTCGCGTATCATTCCCCCGCTTTTTTATCGGGCAATGTGGCCAAAACATCAAACGATAACAGTAGCACCTATTATAGCTACGACATTTATGGCCGGGTACAATGGGTGGCCCAAAATATTACAGGTCTGGGTGCAAAGACCATAGACTATGAATACGACCCCGTTTCCGGTCTTGTTACCAAAGTCCTCTATCAAAAGGATCAAACCGATCAGTTTGTACATCGATACACCTATGATGCTGCCTACCAATTAACTTTGGTGGAAACTTCACCAGATAATAGCACATACGAAGAACACGCGCGTTATTTTTATCATGAGGATGGCAGTCTAAGGCGTACAGAACTGGCAGAAGGGGTACAGGGAATAGATTATGTCTATAACTTGGCGGGCCAGCTAAAGGCCATTAACCACCCTACGCTAGACCCCACCAACGACCCAGGGGGCGATACCAACGACCTTTTTGGAATGGCCCTGGATTACCACAACAACGATTACAAACGGACCAATACCCCAACCCCGGTGACCACCAATGCCGGAGGTACGGATCAGTTTAATGGCAATATAAAGAGCACGCGCTGGAACAATGCCTATCAACCCATAATAGGAGGCGAACATCGCTATAGCTATACCTATGATAAGAACTACTGGATGACCGGGGCAGATTTTGAGGCCTCTGGAACGGCAACGGGCAGTCCCCAGGCCAACGTGACCAGTACCGATGTGGTTGCAAGCGGGGAGGTTCTGGAGCTTAAGGCGGGCCAGTCCGTAACGCTTTTACCGGGTTTTGAAGCACAAAATGGTAGTGAGGTAAGTGTGTTTATAGACACCGGCAGCACCACTATAGTCTATGGGGCGAATGACTATGATGTAAGCAATATTACCTACGATGCCAATGGTAACATACAAAGCCTGTCCCGTAATAAAGGCTCACAAACAGGCACCAATGCCATGGACGATTTGGATTATACCTACAAAAGTAACCCACAGGATGGCCCCAACCAACTATTGCGGGTAGACGATGCCGTGGGTGATGCCCCAGATGCGGATGATATTGATGATCAAGATGGGGACAACTACGTGTACAATGCCATTGGGCAATTGGTGCGCAACAATACCGAAGATATTGATTATCTTTACAATGCCAGTGGCTTGGTGACCGAGGTACAACAAGGAGGCCAGCCAGCGGTGAAGTTCTTTTACAACGATAGAAACCATAGGATAAAAAAGGAAACCTATACCAATGGGGCCTTGCAGTACAGCACCTATTATGTACGTGATGTGGCCGGGCAGGTACTGGCCATTTATAACAATACCGGTGGTAGTATGGCCTTGGCGGAACAGCCCATTTATGGTGGTGGTCGTATAGGTGTCTCGTATGTCAGTTCGAGCGCAGTCGAGAACAGATTATACGTTTACGAACTCACAGACCACCTGGGCAATGTACGGGCGGTGTTTACCAAAAACGGCACAACAGCGCAGGAAGAGGGCTTTACGGACTACTATCCCTTTGGCATGCCAATGCCAGGACGCTCACTTTTGGGTGCAGAGGGTTATAGATATGCCTTCCAAGGGCAGGAAAAGGACCCAGAGACGGGGAAAGAAGCTTTTCAGTTAAGGCTCTGGGACTCTAGAATCGGTAGGTGGCTCACAACTGATCCGTTTGGGCAGTACAATAACCCGTATTTGGGGATGGGGAATAACCCTATAAGTCGAATCGACCCTGATGGTGGACAAGATTGTAATTGTAAAGACAATGACCCCCCAGGACTCCTACCTTTTTTTAATAGCCTTTTCAATGATTTATCCAATTTTTTACAAGGAATCGATTCCAAGGAAGGTCCTGATTACAGTTATCTTGACCAATTAAATAAACAGCAAGATGTATTGAATGCTTTGACATCCGATTTGAAAAGAAGAGAAGAATTTCTTCAAAAGGCGAATGGAGTTGCGCTTACTGTTGGAACTGGAGGGTTAGGTTTGGCAACGACAAGTGGTACCCTTAGTGCTAGTTTGATAACAAGAGGAGGGCTTTCCGCATTAGCAAAAAGGGGGCTGTTTTCTTTTTCTACAAAAGGTTTTGGTCAAAGAGTTTTGTTTGAAACAGGTACTGAGCTTTTAGCGAATAATTTTAATCCGTATGAGGTGAATTTGATTGGAATTGCCGCGTCCGTCCCCGCATCAAATTTAGGTTCTGAGTTTATTGGAAGCGCATATGAGTATTCCATTAATGAAGGCTTTGATATTTTTACATATGAAGCAGCGGCCGTGAATTTCACTGTGGGTAGAGCTAATAGCAGTATTCATAGTAATTTGCAAGGTACTTCTAGTTTACTAGGAAATAATGGATCTATACAGGTAATGAGAAATAGCTTTATTTTAGCAGGGCAGACAGGAACTAAATTATTAGGAAATGAAATTATCGGGAATTGA